TCGCTGCACCGCTTTAAGATGATGACGGATTTCCTGGAGCGCAAGCTTATCAACCCAGGTAAGGCTGCGGTAAACCAGTAACAAGTATAAAGTGTAAAAAGGAAGGGCCTGCTGTACTAACAGCAGGCCCTTTTTGCTTTAGCGGCAAATGAAGTATGAGTCATCTATACTTTGCCCTGGGGAAATGAGCTTCAAAGTAGATGCGGCAAATTACTCCTTCATGCCTAACTGTGCGTTTATCAGCGGTGTTTTGGGTGCGAGGAAAAAGCCGGTCAGGCTGGCAAACAGAATCGGGATAAAGTGGTGAAAGCCTGTAAGCGTGGCCAGCAGGATTGTCGTGCTGATAGGCGTGCGCGTAACACAGGCGTTGATGGCGGCCATGCAACTGACCATAATCAGCGGCAGGTTTTGCCCCGGGAAAACAGCATTCACGATCAAGCCCACCGTGGCTCCCACAAAGAAGAGCGGAATGATGAAGCCACCGCGCCAGCCGGAGGTAACGGTGAAGGCAATAGCCAGGATTTTTGCGCCCAGCAATATAAACAGGAACTCCAGCGTGAACTGCTCTTCCAGCAACACGTTCAGTTCGTCGTGGCTGAAGTAGCGGGAAAGGGGCACAAAGTAAGCGATGGTGCCGATCAGCAGTCCACCCACCATCATCTTTATATAAATCGGGACGCTAAGTTTTTTAAAGACGACCCGGCTCTGGCGCACGGTTAAAATAAAAAGCCAGCCAGCCGCTGTGCCAGCCAACGCATACAGCATGGCGTAGAAGAAGTCGTTGAGCTCAGGAGTGGCGAACATTGGAAACACCCAGGTAGGGCCAATGCCAATGTGCGTGATCAGGAGAAAGATAACGTAGCTGGAACAGCTGGCCACCAGGGCGGGCATCAGGGCCTGGTAGTACTCGCTGATGTGCTTGTGGTGCTGAATCTCCAGCGCAAAGAGACTGCCACCCAGCGGGGCGCCAAACAGCGCTGTAAAGGCAGCGGCCATACCCGCTATACTTAACGACCGCAGGTCTTCGCCTTTTATCCTGAGCTTGCGCGCAATCCAGGTGCCGGTGGAGCCTACTACCTGCACCAGCGGCGCCTCAGGCCCGGCACTGCCGCCACTGGCAATGCAAATCCACGACGACAGGATCATGGACGGGTTATTCTTGGGCTCCAGCCTGCCGCCCTTAAAGCGAATGTTGTTCACGATCAGGTCCATCTCGCCCGGGTCGCCGAGGAAGTGGATAACCAGGCCCGCCAGCAAACCAGCCACAGCCATGATGGGAATTACATATAGCCCCTGGAATTGCGCCAGAAAATGCAGCAGCCCCTCCAGTACCGTCCAGTAAAAGCCGGCTATCACACCGCCCACAATGCCTACAGCCACCCACAGCAAAAACAGCTTGCTGAACACAAAAGGGTTGAACTGCAACGGGTAGTTTAACTGGTTCCGGAGCGTTACCGCCAGTCGTCTTCTCTTAAAGTCCATCGGGCAAAGGTACAGAGATCCTATTTAAACCTCCGGGCAGGGCTACATTAATCCGTTAATCGTAAGTATGAGTATCAGAATATGAACAAATTTTTAGAGCAGCAGGGTGATACTTGTACCTTCAGCCGGATTAACCTAAAAAAGCTTATGCAGACAATCAAATACCCTGTAATGGCAGCTGACCTGCGGGAGGCACTTATAGCCGACCGGGAGAAAACACTGGAAAAGCTGTACGGCAAAGCCTACCCGATGGTGCTCCATTACGTGCGGCAACACCAGGGCTCCGCCGACGATGCCAAGGATCTGTTGCAGGAGGCCATCATCCTGTTTTACGAGAAGGTGATGCACGAGCAGTTGGAGCTGACTTCCTCGGCTACTACGTACATCATGGCGATCTGCAAAAACTACTGGCGCCGTGAACTGGAGAAGCGCAACCGGTACCAAAGCCTGCCTACCGACTTAAACGAGCAGCTAAAGCAGGAGGCGGATGTAGAACAGGAGCAGCCAGGCCAGCAGCTCGCACAGTATGTGGAAAAGCTTGGGGAGAAGTGCAGTTCACTTTTAATTTCCTTTTACTACCTGGGGCAGCGCATGGAGCAGCTGGCAGCGCAGTTGCAGTACAAGAATGTGCGCTCTGCCACGGTGCAGAAGTTTAAGTGCCTGGAGCGCCTGCGTAAATCTATGAAAGGCTTTGCAAGCCACGATTTTAAATAGACAGCCATGCGGGTTGAATTAGAAGAAATACAACTGGTGGAGCACTTCCTTTATGGAAAGCTAAGCGAAGCAGCTGAGCTGGATATGGAGGTGCGGATGCTTTGGGACAGGGAGTGGAAAGAGCAGGTAGCGCACCAACAGCTTTCCTATAAAGCGCTTCAGGAGGCCGGCAGAAAGCAACTGCGCCAGGAGCTGGAGCAGATTCACCAACGGCTGTTTGGCTAAAACATAGTTCGCCTCTGCTATAAGCTGCCTGTCGTACCACAGGCTCACATCATTTACCTTACTACCCATACTTACAGCCTCCTGTTTTGGAGGGGTGGCACCGCTCTGCCTGACTTTTTCTGAAACTATAACTATAAATAACGACGATGTATCCTTCAAGCTATTTCAAAAACGAGTTCCGCAAATTTGCCGTGCATGGGCAGGGCCTGAGCGGATTGGGTGTGGACCAATACCTGCACCACATAGACAGTACGGCACGTTCGCGCCAGATCAACAACATGACCCGCTCCGTGATAGAGGAGCGGCCCACGCATTTCCGGGAGATAGACGTGTTCTCGCGCCTGATGATGGACAGGATCGTGTTCCTGGGTACGCAGGTAGACGACAATATTGCCAACATCATCACGGCGCAACTGCTGTTCCTGGAGTCGGTGGATGCGCAGAAGGATGTGCTGCTTTACATTAACTGCCCGGGTGGTTCGGTGTATGCCGGCCTCGGTATTTACGACACTATGCAGTACATCATGCCTGATGTGGCGACTATTTGCACAGGTCTGGCAGCCTCCTTTGGCGCTGTCTTACTAGCTGGCGGCGCGAAGGATAAGCGCTCTGCGCTGCCCCATGCCCGCATCATGATTCACCAGCCTCTAGGCGGCGCCCAGGGACAGGCTTCCGATATAGAGATTACCGCCCGCGAAATACTGAAGCTAAAGAAAGAACTCTACGAGATTCTCGCCTTGCACAGCGGCAGAACCTATCAGGAAATCCACGACAGCTCCGACCGCGACTACTGGCTCCGAGCCGACGAGGCTATGGCGTATGGGTTGATTGATGAGGTGTTGGAGCGGGAATAGTTTGAGTCTGAAAACAGACTTTATCTGTTTTCAGACTCAAACTCCTTTAGCGTTATTCCGTTAGCTAACTTCCATTCTAGTAAACCATTTGCATTTCTACCCATCACCATTACTGCTGCAGTTGAAGGGCTGCTGAACACACTATCTTCCGTAAACTCATAGACTTCTCCGTTCTGCTGAAGAACGTTTTGTTCGATGAGCTGCTGTCTATACTTAGCAAAAGAAGGTGCAATTGAGTTAACATTTGACAATGTGGCTTTTGATCCTTTAAATACGACAAATCCTTCTGCTGTAGGTTCACCTAAGGCTTCTGCACCTCTTGCGCCTTTCAAATAGAAGATTGGCTGCTGCTCATCATTGCTCTTGATTTCTCGCTTTTCTTCAAATGCTTTATGACCAAGTGTATTTACAAGTAAGCGTATATTAGATATGAACTCCTCCATTTCTGCTCTATCTGATTCAGAAATAGAAGATTGTGTAGGAATAACACTGTTTTCTAGTTGGTAGCGGCCAGCATCTTTAGCTAAAGAATGTAACCGGTTCTCAATGTACTTGATGTGTGCTTTATTTAAGTTTTCATCCTTACTAATGAATGCTATAGCCTCATTCCAAAAATCCTTTTGAGAAACCTGTTGCTGGAGCCGTTTCAATATCTCTTCAGCCTCGCCGATATATATTTTATCAAAGCCATCCTCACTCTTGCCAAACAGTAAATAAATACCTGGATTATTTAGATCATGTCTATCTACACATTCCTTGATTTTGACACGGGGGATTCTATAGGCTTTACCTGTCCAGTTCGATAGTTCACAGGTCATACGGCCATTTGGATCACCGTCTATGAGAAATATCTTTATTGTTTTACCAAACTTCATGAGGATAAATTAAATATGGTTTTTACAACTTCACACAAATATTCTGCGGCTCGGTAAAGAAATTCAGTGCTTCAAAGCCTCCTTCGCGGCCAACGCCGGAGTTCTTCATGCCACCGAAGGGAGTTCTTAAGTCTCGCAGAAGCCAGGTGTTGACCCAGACGATGCCGCTGTGCACCTGGTGGGCCACGCGGTGTGCGCGGGGCAGGTTTTGCGTCCAGATGGTGGCGGAGAGGCCGTAGTCGGTGCAGTTGGCATACTGAATTACCTCTTCTTCAGTGTCGAAAGGTGTGAGCGTAACAACAGGACCAAAGATTTCCTCAGTGTTGGTGCGGCAGTTGTAGGGGAGGCCTTCGATAACGGTAGGGGCAACGAACCAGCCGTTGGCGCAGCGCCCTTCCACCTGCACTCGGTGTCCGCCGGTAAGTATACTTCCGCCTTCCTGCTTGGCCAGTTCGATGTAAGAAAGCACCTTCTGCATATGCTGCTCCGATACCACGGCGCCTTGCTTTGAGCTTTCCTCCAGCGGATCGCCTACGGTTAGGGCTTTTACCTTCTCCACAAAAGCATCGCGAAACTTCTCGTACAGCGGGCGCTCAATAAAGATGCGGGAGCCGCAGAGGCAGATCTGTCCCTGGTTGGCGAACGACGAGTGGATAGAAGTATGGAGCGCGTTGTCGAAGTCGCAGTCGGCGAAGACGATGTTCGGGTTCTTGCCGCCCAGCTCCAGCGAAAGCTTCTTGAACATAGGAGCCGCCGTAGCCGCAATAGCGCGTCCGGTAGCGGTGCCGCCCGTGAAGGAGATAACCGGCACCTTCGGGTGGGCCACCATGGCCGCGCCAACCTTATGGCCGTAGCCGTGCACAATGTTCAGGACGCCTGCAGGCAAGCCAGCCGCTATGCAAATCTCCGATAGCAGGTAGGCCGTCATGGGCGTTACTTCGGATGGTTTGGCCACCACACAGTTACCGGCAGCCAGGGCAGGCGCAATTTTCCAGGTAAACAAGTATAGCGGCAGGTTCCAGGGCGAAATACAGCCGGCCACACCATGCGGATGACGAACCGTATAGTTGATGGCCTCAGTACCCTCCATGTAGTGCGCTTCCGAGGCAAAGTGCTGAATAGCCGTGCCGTAAAAACGCATGTTGCTGCTGGCACGCGGTATGTCCACCGTCTTCGCCAGCTTCAGCGGCTTTCCATTGTCTATTGATTCAGCTTCAGCTAACCGCTCCAGGTTCTCATCAATCAGGTCAGCAATGCGCATCATAATGCGGCCGCGCTTTTCGGCAGGCGTTTTCGCCCACGCCGGGAAAGCCGCTGTTGCCGCCTGCACCGCCTGCTCCACGTCCTGCTCGTCGGAGTCCGGGATCAGGGAGTATACTTCGCCGGTAGCCGGGTTGTAGTTGTCGATGTACTGCCCTGCCACTGGAGCTACCAGTTGGCCGTTGATATAGTTCTGAAGCTGATTCACTGCGTTTGCAATTATGAATGATGAATTATAGATTATGAATGGGTGGCGGTTTATACTTGCCGTACCGGGTCCAACCACCCCTAACCCCTCCTTGCCTTCTTCGAGGACCCCTACCCCCAGGAGGGGATTTTTTTCTTCCTACTTCAAAAAGCATTCAAGTAGCTACCATCTTCGCTATGCAACTTAAATTAAGTCCCCCTTTGAAGGGGGTAGGGGGATGTCCATACTTCTGCGGATATTTTACCAACCGCTCGACTAATTCACTTCATCCACTCCCACAGTTATCATCCTGAAAGGATCTTGGTGGAAGAACGATGAAGCCAAAACCACACGGCTTATACTTGCCAACAGCAGAACCCACCCCTAGCCCCTCCGAGGAGGGGAATTTCAGCACGAGTCAGCATTCTTACAACTGAGCTCACCAAATTTCAAAAATCGGTCCCTGAAGTCTAACCTCTAAAATCTAGCGTCTAGCACCTTAAAGGCAACCTGTCCGGCCACCATCCACCGGCAAGTTGATGCCGTTGATGTAAGCTGCGGCAGGTGATGCCAAGAACGCGGCGGCGGCGGCTACTTCTTCCGGTTCGGCAAAGCGTTTGGCGGGTATCTCGGCTTCCATTTCCTGTTGGATTTCCATGGTGCTGCGCCCTGATTTCTGTGCCCGGCTCTCGATGATGGCGGTGATGCGGCCGGTGTTGGTGGAGCCCGGCAGCACGTTGTTTACGGTGATACCATACTGCCCCAGCTCATTCGCCATTGTTTTGGCCCAGCTGGCTACAGCACCCCGGATGGTGTTCGACACACCCAGGCCGTTCAGCGGCTGCTTGACTGAGGTGCTGATGATGTTGATGATGCGGCCATACTTCGCCGCCTTCATCGCCGGAATAACAGACGTAGTCAGCAGGTGATTGGCCACCAGGTGCTGGTTAAACGCATCAATAAATTCGTCTGTTGACGCTTCGGTAATGGGGCCGCCAGCCGGGCCGCCGGTGTTGTTAACGAGGATGTGCACCTGCGGCTGCTCCTTCAGGTAAGCCTGCACCAGGATGTTCAGCTCATAAGGGTCTGCGAAATCGGCTACAATAAACTCATGCTGCTGCCCCTGGCTGCTGTCCAGTTCCTGGGCTACTGCTTGCAGTTTGGCCTCGTTGCGGGCCACAAGGGTGATGCTGGCGCCGAGTTTTGCCAGTTCTACGGCTACGGCTTTTCCAATGCCCTGGGTGCTCCCGCACACCAAAGCGCGTTTGTTCTGTAGGTTTAAGTCCATAAGCTAAATGTACGGAAATACATACAAACATGGAGGCGGCCCATGACCTGAGAATTACCATTTCTACTGCATTTTTCGTACTTTCATTCTATCACACATGTAACACAAGAAGTATGGCTGTAGCAAGACCTTTTAATTTTAAAGCCTGGATAGACGAACACCGCCACCTGCTGAAACCGCCGGTAGGGAACCAGCAGGTGTTCAAGGGCAACGATGACTTTATCGTGATGGTGGTGGGCGGACCCAATGCCCGCAAAGACTACCATTACGATGAAGGCGAGGAGTTCTTTTACCAGTTGGAAGGAGATATTGTGCTGAAGATAATCGAGGACGGCAAGCCCGTGGACATTCCGATAAAAGAGGGGGAAATATTCCTGTTGCCACCACGCGTGCCGCACTCCCCACAGCGCCCTGCCGGTACAGTGGGACTGGTGATGGAGCGCTACCGCAAAGCAGGCGAGCAGGACGGTTTCCTGTGGTTCTGCGAGAACTGCGGGAACAAGCTCTATGAGGAGTACGCCGACGTAACCGACATTGTAGGGCAGCTTCCGGTAATCATGAGCCACTTCTGGGACAGCAAAGAACACCGCACCTGCGACAAGTGCGGTACTGTGATGGAGCCGCCGGCAAAGCCTGCGTAAAACGATCTTTTGAACATAAGACGCAAGTATCAAGATTTAAGACTTTTTTAGTTTGATGAAGTATGAAGCCGCTTCTGCTGCCTTGGTAGTCGGAGCGGCTTCATACTTTGCTAGGCACGTAGCATCAAAGTATAACTTCCATACTGTTGGAGGCAAACCATACTTCACTTGCGCTAGTAAGTAGGAGATAATAGCATCTTTATGAAGAAAAACCTCCTATACATACTTTCGCTTTCTACTGCTTTAGTCGCCGTGTCAGCCTGTAATTCGCAGCCGCCTGTGGTGCAGGGGCAGCCAAAAACAATCGAAACACCAGCGGGCCAGACGGTGACTTTGCCGCCGCCACATGCCACGGAGTCGCACCGTAACTTCAGCAACGTGATTGGCTGGAAAGACGGGCAGACCCCTACGGCTCCCGAAGGCTTTACGGTAACCAAGTATGCCGATGGCTTCCAAAATCCGCGCTGGCTTTACGTCATGCCAAACGGCGATGTGCTGGTGGCCGAGGCAAGTACGGAAGTCGGTTTCTGGAAAGAGTTGGGTGCCAAGATCATCGGTATTACCAAGTCCATGGCTTTGGGGAACAGCGCCAACCGTATCACGCTGCTGCGGGACACCGACAAAGACGGCAGGCCAGAGGTGCGGGAGACTTTCCTGGACGGCCTGAACCAACCCCTCGGCATGCTGGTGCTTGACGGAAAATTCTACGTGGCCAACACCGATGGCCTGTGGCGCTATCCCTATCAAAACGGGCAAACGAAAATCTCAGCAAAAGGCGAGAAACTACTTGACCTGCCCGCCGGGGGCTACAACAACCACTGGACGCGTAATATCATCGCCCGCCCCGATGGCTCTAAAATTTATGTGGCGGTGGGCTCGGCCAGCGACCACGGAGAGCACGGCATGGAGCATGAGGAGCGCCGGGCAAACATACTGGAGGTAAACCCCAATGGCACAGGCGCGCGCGTGTTCGCCAGCGGCCTCCGCAACCCGGTGGGCATGGACTGGGCACCCAACACCAACACCCTCTGGACAGCCGTGAACGAGCGCGACGACCTGGGCGACGAACTGGTGCCGGACTACCTGACAAGTGTGCAGGAGGGGGGCTTTTACGGCTGGCCATACTTCTACTTCGGTCAGAACGAAGATCCCTCGTGGGCAAACAAGATGCCGGCAAAGGTGCAGCAACCGCTTGTGCCGGATGTGCCGTTGGTGTCGCATTCTGCTTCGCTGGGGCTGGCGTTTTATGACCAGGAGGCCTTCCCGCAGAAATACCACAACGGCGCTTTTATCGGCCAGCACGGCTCCTGGCGGCGGTCGGAGCTGGTGGGCTATAGGATAGTGTTTGTGCCTTTCGAAAATGGCAAACCCTCCGGGCCGCCCGAGGATTTTTTGACAGGCTTTTTTGCCGACAAAGCGGACGGCAAAGTATACGGCCGGCCGGTTGGCATTACGGTGCTACCGGATGGCTCTATGCTGGTGGCCGATGATACCAGCAACACCATTTGGCGGGTGAGCGCCAAGTAAAAGTACAGGAGGAAAAAAGCTGCCTTCAGGTCTGGTCTGATTTCAGCGGAAGCGTTAACTTGGATATCATCGCAAAAAGATAACTAGCATGCAGCACCCCACCCTTACTACAGAAAGGCTCGAGCTACGGCCCATACAACCGTCAGATGCTGACTTTATACTTCGGGGGCTGTCGGATGAGCGGGTCACGCGGTACTACGCTGTGCATTACAATACAGCAGAAGAGGTACAGGAGCAGATGAAGTTCTATGAGGATCTGATCAGAAGCGGCACGGGCGTTTGGTGGGCGTTCTCTCTGAAGGGGGAGGGGGTTCTGATCGGAGCCTGTGGCCTGAATGAGCTGGAGCGGGAGCACCAGAAAGCCCAGATAGGCTTTTGGCTGCTGCCCGGCTACTGGGGCAAAGGCTACATTCAGGAAGCGGCCAGGGCGGTAACCAAGTATGGTTTTGATACTTTGCAACTGAACCGCATAGAGGCAATTGTGGAAGGCGGCAATGGGCAGTCGGAGAAGGTACTGCAGAAACTCGGTTTCTCCTACGAAGGCAGGCTGCGGGAAAGCGAGGCCAAGAACGGAGCGTTTATCGACCTGCTTTACTACAGCATGCTAAGAAGGGAATTCGCCGCTAAATCGCCTGCCTTGCCGTAGGCCTTTCGGCTACAGCGTGCGTACAAAGTATAAAATGCGTATATTGTTGGATTGCCTGATACCGTCGCTGGCTTTACAGCGGCCTTTTACATGCCTTCAGAAGTATGCAGAACAAAGCATCAGCCTCACCTATACTTACAGAGAACAATCTGCTGAAGATTGACATCCACACGCATATTCTGCCGGCTACCTGGCCAAACCTGCGGGAGCGGTACGGCTATGGCGGCTTCGTACGGCTGGAGCACCACAAGCCCTGCTGCGCCCGCATGATGATGGACGATAAGTTCTTCCGCGAGATACAGGACAACTGCTGGGATCCAAAGGTGCGCATGCACGAGTGCAGCAAGTATGGCGTGGGCGTGCAGGTGCTAAGTACGGTGCCGGTGATGTTCAACTACTGGGCAAAGCCGGAGCACACATATGATCTGTCGCGGATGCTGAACGACCACATTGCTGGCATCGTGGCTGACTACCCCGACCGCTTTGTAGGCCTCGGCACCCTGCCCATGCAGGCCCCCGACCTGGCCGTGAAGGAGCTGGAACGCTGCATGAAAGAGCTGGGCATGGCCGGCATTCAGATCGGCACCCACATCAACGAGTGGAACCTGGAGGCTCCCGAACTCTTTCCTGTTTTTGAGGCGGCCGAAGAGTTGGGAGCCGCTATTTTTGTGCACCCCTGGGACATGTACGGGAAAAAGAAAATGAGCAAGTACTGGCTGCCCTGGCTCGTGGGCATGCCCGCCGAAACAAGTATGGCCATCTGCTCTATGATCTTCGGTGGCGTGCTGGAGCGGCTGCCTAAACTCCGGATTGCTTTTGCCCATGGCGGGGGTTCCTTCCCGGCAACTATCGGCCGCATTGCCCACGGCTTTGATGTACGCCCCGACCTTTGCGCCGTGGATAACAATGTGAACCCACGCCACTACCTCGGCAAGTTCTACCTCGACTCGCTCGTGCACGACCCTGCTGCCCTCGACTACCTCGTGAACCTGGTGGGAGCCAACAGCATCGCCCTCGGCACTGATTATCCTTTCCCGCTCGGTGAACTCGAGCCCGGCAAACTCATCGAGTCTATGCCGTATGATCTGGCTACCAAAGAGCGCATGCTGAGTGGTACGGCACTGGAGTGGCTGAATTTGAAGAAGGAGCAGTTTGTGAAGCAGCAGAAGCGGGAGAAAGTATAAGGGCTGGTGATTTGTTAGTCACCATTGCTTGAAAAGCTATACTTGCATAACCACTGTTCCATGCAACGTCAGTCAAGCTATTCTATCTAGCTGACGTTCATCCTCCAGCTCCCAAATGCCTAATGTTTCACTTTCTGCTTTGGAGCGCTCACGGCCGCGAGGCCCTGTCCTCGGGCATCGCGCTGGGACCTTTTCTTTGCTCGCTTCGCTTTGCAATCCCGCCTCCAGCGGGACCGAAAAACTCCAAAGGCGCTCAACCCAAGGACTGGGATCGGTTCAGGTAGCCACAGCTGACGCAGCTTGAACCTAAAGTCCCCCTTTGAAGGGGGTAGGGGGATGTTTTACGGTTGCTGGATATTCCCCTACCCGGAGGGGCTAGGAGTGGGTAGCGGGAATAGCCAAAGCTACAGCGTTTATACTTCGCCAAACCAACAATAGAATTTCCTCGCCCCTGGGGGAGAGGGCTAGGGCTTTTACGCTTTCATGAACTACTAAAATACTAGCACCAAAAGGACGCGCACCGTGCGCAGCTACTGCGAGCGGCTGCCGTCCTTTTCTTATCATTCAATTCCTTATCTTAGCAGAACAAAGAAACCTATGGCTGCTGAGGCAGTTTAAGTATAAATCCATTCCGCAAAACATGAACTACCAGAATACCCTTGCCTTTGCGCAGGAGCAGGACCAGCAAGATTCCCTACACCATTTCAGAGAGCGGTTTTACTTTCCGCAGGTAAACAAGCAGGACGCCATCTACTTTTGCGGCAACTCTTTGGGGCTGCAGCCGAAGTCAGCGCAGATGTACATCGACAATGAAATGTACAAATGGGCAAACATGGCAGTGGAAGGACACTTCAAGGGCGATGAGCCTTGGGTAAACTACCATACCTTGCTGGCTGGAGGCGCTGCCCGTGTGGTTGGGGCGAAGGAAAACGAAGTGGTGATTATGAACC
Above is a window of Pontibacter akesuensis DNA encoding:
- a CDS encoding chloride channel protein yields the protein MDFKRRRLAVTLRNQLNYPLQFNPFVFSKLFLLWVAVGIVGGVIAGFYWTVLEGLLHFLAQFQGLYVIPIMAVAGLLAGLVIHFLGDPGEMDLIVNNIRFKGGRLEPKNNPSMILSSWICIASGGSAGPEAPLVQVVGSTGTWIARKLRIKGEDLRSLSIAGMAAAFTALFGAPLGGSLFALEIQHHKHISEYYQALMPALVASCSSYVIFLLITHIGIGPTWVFPMFATPELNDFFYAMLYALAGTAAGWLFILTVRQSRVVFKKLSVPIYIKMMVGGLLIGTIAYFVPLSRYFSHDELNVLLEEQFTLEFLFILLGAKILAIAFTVTSGWRGGFIIPLFFVGATVGLIVNAVFPGQNLPLIMVSCMAAINACVTRTPISTTILLATLTGFHHFIPILFASLTGFFLAPKTPLINAQLGMKE
- a CDS encoding RNA polymerase sigma factor, which produces MQTIKYPVMAADLREALIADREKTLEKLYGKAYPMVLHYVRQHQGSADDAKDLLQEAIILFYEKVMHEQLELTSSATTYIMAICKNYWRRELEKRNRYQSLPTDLNEQLKQEADVEQEQPGQQLAQYVEKLGEKCSSLLISFYYLGQRMEQLAAQLQYKNVRSATVQKFKCLERLRKSMKGFASHDFK
- a CDS encoding ATP-dependent Clp protease proteolytic subunit, encoding MYPSSYFKNEFRKFAVHGQGLSGLGVDQYLHHIDSTARSRQINNMTRSVIEERPTHFREIDVFSRLMMDRIVFLGTQVDDNIANIITAQLLFLESVDAQKDVLLYINCPGGSVYAGLGIYDTMQYIMPDVATICTGLAASFGAVLLAGGAKDKRSALPHARIMIHQPLGGAQGQASDIEITAREILKLKKELYEILALHSGRTYQEIHDSSDRDYWLRADEAMAYGLIDEVLERE
- a CDS encoding GIY-YIG nuclease family protein, whose protein sequence is MKFGKTIKIFLIDGDPNGRMTCELSNWTGKAYRIPRVKIKECVDRHDLNNPGIYLLFGKSEDGFDKIYIGEAEEILKRLQQQVSQKDFWNEAIAFISKDENLNKAHIKYIENRLHSLAKDAGRYQLENSVIPTQSSISESDRAEMEEFISNIRLLVNTLGHKAFEEKREIKSNDEQQPIFYLKGARGAEALGEPTAEGFVVFKGSKATLSNVNSIAPSFAKYRQQLIEQNVLQQNGEVYEFTEDSVFSSPSTAAVMVMGRNANGLLEWKLANGITLKEFESENR
- a CDS encoding aldehyde dehydrogenase, with the translated sequence MNQLQNYINGQLVAPVAGQYIDNYNPATGEVYSLIPDSDEQDVEQAVQAATAAFPAWAKTPAEKRGRIMMRIADLIDENLERLAEAESIDNGKPLKLAKTVDIPRASSNMRFYGTAIQHFASEAHYMEGTEAINYTVRHPHGVAGCISPWNLPLYLFTWKIAPALAAGNCVVAKPSEVTPMTAYLLSEICIAAGLPAGVLNIVHGYGHKVGAAMVAHPKVPVISFTGGTATGRAIAATAAPMFKKLSLELGGKNPNIVFADCDFDNALHTSIHSSFANQGQICLCGSRIFIERPLYEKFRDAFVEKVKALTVGDPLEESSKQGAVVSEQHMQKVLSYIELAKQEGGSILTGGHRVQVEGRCANGWFVAPTVIEGLPYNCRTNTEEIFGPVVTLTPFDTEEEVIQYANCTDYGLSATIWTQNLPRAHRVAHQVHSGIVWVNTWLLRDLRTPFGGMKNSGVGREGGFEALNFFTEPQNICVKL
- a CDS encoding SDR family oxidoreductase; the protein is MDLNLQNKRALVCGSTQGIGKAVAVELAKLGASITLVARNEAKLQAVAQELDSSQGQQHEFIVADFADPYELNILVQAYLKEQPQVHILVNNTGGPAGGPITEASTDEFIDAFNQHLVANHLLTTSVIPAMKAAKYGRIINIISTSVKQPLNGLGVSNTIRGAVASWAKTMANELGQYGITVNNVLPGSTNTGRITAIIESRAQKSGRSTMEIQQEMEAEIPAKRFAEPEEVAAAAAFLASPAAAYINGINLPVDGGRTGCL
- a CDS encoding 3-hydroxyanthranilate 3,4-dioxygenase, with protein sequence MAVARPFNFKAWIDEHRHLLKPPVGNQQVFKGNDDFIVMVVGGPNARKDYHYDEGEEFFYQLEGDIVLKIIEDGKPVDIPIKEGEIFLLPPRVPHSPQRPAGTVGLVMERYRKAGEQDGFLWFCENCGNKLYEEYADVTDIVGQLPVIMSHFWDSKEHRTCDKCGTVMEPPAKPA
- a CDS encoding PQQ-dependent sugar dehydrogenase, translating into MKKNLLYILSLSTALVAVSACNSQPPVVQGQPKTIETPAGQTVTLPPPHATESHRNFSNVIGWKDGQTPTAPEGFTVTKYADGFQNPRWLYVMPNGDVLVAEASTEVGFWKELGAKIIGITKSMALGNSANRITLLRDTDKDGRPEVRETFLDGLNQPLGMLVLDGKFYVANTDGLWRYPYQNGQTKISAKGEKLLDLPAGGYNNHWTRNIIARPDGSKIYVAVGSASDHGEHGMEHEERRANILEVNPNGTGARVFASGLRNPVGMDWAPNTNTLWTAVNERDDLGDELVPDYLTSVQEGGFYGWPYFYFGQNEDPSWANKMPAKVQQPLVPDVPLVSHSASLGLAFYDQEAFPQKYHNGAFIGQHGSWRRSELVGYRIVFVPFENGKPSGPPEDFLTGFFADKADGKVYGRPVGITVLPDGSMLVADDTSNTIWRVSAK
- a CDS encoding GNAT family N-acetyltransferase — encoded protein: MQHPTLTTERLELRPIQPSDADFILRGLSDERVTRYYAVHYNTAEEVQEQMKFYEDLIRSGTGVWWAFSLKGEGVLIGACGLNELEREHQKAQIGFWLLPGYWGKGYIQEAARAVTKYGFDTLQLNRIEAIVEGGNGQSEKVLQKLGFSYEGRLRESEAKNGAFIDLLYYSMLRREFAAKSPALP
- a CDS encoding amidohydrolase family protein; the protein is MQNKASASPILTENNLLKIDIHTHILPATWPNLRERYGYGGFVRLEHHKPCCARMMMDDKFFREIQDNCWDPKVRMHECSKYGVGVQVLSTVPVMFNYWAKPEHTYDLSRMLNDHIAGIVADYPDRFVGLGTLPMQAPDLAVKELERCMKELGMAGIQIGTHINEWNLEAPELFPVFEAAEELGAAIFVHPWDMYGKKKMSKYWLPWLVGMPAETSMAICSMIFGGVLERLPKLRIAFAHGGGSFPATIGRIAHGFDVRPDLCAVDNNVNPRHYLGKFYLDSLVHDPAALDYLVNLVGANSIALGTDYPFPLGELEPGKLIESMPYDLATKERMLSGTALEWLNLKKEQFVKQQKREKV